A section of the Malania oleifera isolate guangnan ecotype guangnan chromosome 2, ASM2987363v1, whole genome shotgun sequence genome encodes:
- the LOC131147880 gene encoding proteasome subunit alpha type-4-like: MSRRYDSRTTIFSPEGRLYQVEYAMEAIGNAGTAIGILSKDGVVLVGEKKVTSKLLQTSTSTEKMYKIDDHVACAVAGIMSDANILINTARVKAQRYTFAYQEPMPVEQLVQSLCDTKQGYTQFGGLRPFGVSFLFAGWDKNFGFQLYMSDPSGNYGGWKAAAIGANNQAAQSMLKQDYGDDITREDAVQLALKVLSKTMDSTSLTADRLELAEVFLSPSGNVKYQVCSPESLSAKLVKFGVTQPATEAS; this comes from the coding sequence ATGTCTAGGAGATACGATAGCCGTACGACAATCTTCTCCCCAGAAGGCCGTCTATATCAAGTTGAGTATGCCATGGAAGCCATTGGAAATGCTGGCACAGCAATTGGGATATTATCAAAAGATGGGGTTGTGTTGGTTGGGGAAAAGAAAGTTACTTCTAAACTTCTCCAAACCTCGACTTCCACAGAGAAAATGTACAAGATTGATGATCACGTCGCCTGTGCTGTGGCAGGAATAATGTCAGATGCAAACATTCTGATCAACACGGCTAGGGTCAAAGCCCAACGCTACACTTTTGCATACCAGGAGCCAATGCCTGTTGAGCAGCTAGTTCAATCTCTCTGTGATACCAAGCAAGGCTACACTCAATTTGGTGGGTTACGCCCATTTGGTGTCTCATTTCTGTTTGCAGGTTGGGATAAAAATTTTGGCTTCCAGCTATACATGAGTGATCCTAGTGGAAACTATGGTGGATGGAAAGCTGCAGCAATTGGTGCAAATAATCAGGCAGCGCAGTCAATGCTTAAGCAGGATTATGGGGATGATATAACAAGGGAAGATGCGGTTCAGCTTGCATTGAAAGTGCTCAGCAAAACTATGGACAGCACAAGTCTTACTGCAGATAGGCTCGAATTGGCTGAGGTTTTCCTTTCACCTTCTGGGAATGTGAAGTATCAGGTTTGCTCACCGGAGTCTTTGAGTGCAAAGTTGGTGAAGTTTGGAGTGACCCAACCAGCTACAGAGGCATCCTAA